The stretch of DNA CGAATTCACCACCGTGGAAGACGTCGCCGAGACGGCGCTGTTCTTCGCCGGTTTCCCGACCAATGCGCTGACCGGCCAGTCGCTGGTGGTCAGCCATGGCTGGTTCACTGAGTAAGCTTTGGAAAAAGGCTGAAAACATGCGGGCGGGTGGGGCATTTGCCCCACCCGCCTAATACGCAATGATACAAATAACGGCAATTTGTGCCTTGAGCCTGATACAAGGCCACGCCAAAGCGCAACGCTGCTAATCGGCCCGAATGTTTGCTCCCCCCTGTTCTGCCGATCAAGCACCATAAGACCCGCCAGGAGAAGACCCTTGACCATCGAGCACGACGACTACGCACCGCGCCGCCGCCCCCGCTGGGTGGCCTATCTGCTGGTCGCTGTCGGTGTGGGGGCTGTCGCCTGGGCGGGCAGCTATTTCGCGGGGGCCGGTGCCAAGAAGAATGCGCGCCATGGCCGCCCGGCAGCCGCCGTCGCCACCGCGCCGGTCGAGGCGACCGACATGCCGGTGCTGGTCAAGGCCATCGGCACGGTGACGCCGATCGACAGCTCGGTGATCCATGCCCAGCTTTCGGGCACGATTTTCTCGATCCTCTTCACCGAAGGGCAGATCGTCAAGCAGGGTCAGGTGATCGCTCAGGTCGATCCGCGCCCCTATCGCCTGGCGCTGGCCTCGGCGCAGGCGACGCTGGCCAAGGATCAGGCGACTTTGGGCGCCGCCCTGCTCGACCTCAAGCGCTATGAGACGCTGGCCGCGCAGGACTCAGTCGCGCGCCAGACGCTCGATACGCAGCGCGCCACCGTGGGTCAGGCGCAGGCCGCCGTCGCGGCGGACAAGGCCGCGATCGGCACGGCGCAGCTCAATCTGCAATACACCGCGGTCAAGGCGCCCTTCACGGGCCGCATCGGTCTGAAGGCGGTCAGCGTCGGCACCTATGTCACCGCCGCCGACACCAATGGCATCGCCACCATCACCCGCACCGATCCCATCGACATCACCTTCACCGTGGCGCAGGCCCAGCTTGCCGACATCAACAAGGCGGCGGGCAGCGGCGCGGGCCTGCCCGTCACGGCGCTGGATCAGGATGGTGTGACCGAGCTGGCGAAGGGCACCTTCTCCACCTTCGACAATCAGATCGACACCACCAGCGGCACGGTGAAGGCCAAGGCGCGCTTTGCCAACCCCGGCGCCAATGGCGGCAAGCTGTTCCCCAACCAGTTCGTCAATGTGGCGATGCTGGTCACGACCCT from Novosphingobium sp. encodes:
- a CDS encoding efflux RND transporter periplasmic adaptor subunit, whose product is MTIEHDDYAPRRRPRWVAYLLVAVGVGAVAWAGSYFAGAGAKKNARHGRPAAAVATAPVEATDMPVLVKAIGTVTPIDSSVIHAQLSGTIFSILFTEGQIVKQGQVIAQVDPRPYRLALASAQATLAKDQATLGAALLDLKRYETLAAQDSVARQTLDTQRATVGQAQAAVAADKAAIGTAQLNLQYTAVKAPFTGRIGLKAVSVGTYVTAADTNGIATITRTDPIDITFTVAQAQLADINKAAGSGAGLPVTALDQDGVTELAKGTFSTFDNQIDTTSGTVKAKARFANPGANGGKLFPNQFVNVAMLVTTLKQVPTVPVSALRHGAPGDFVFVVVPGDDKDSSKTPDSSADTKSADGKSGEPAGPSSKVKLVVVKTGPSDGTHVAILQGLTKGQQVVSEGADGLDDGSSVRVGGGKNHGGQGGQAGQNGQAGDQAGTHKGHHRNGQGGGGNQGGA